Proteins from one Fragaria vesca subsp. vesca linkage group LG6, FraVesHawaii_1.0, whole genome shotgun sequence genomic window:
- the LOC101310627 gene encoding aquaporin PIP2-1-like: MGRDIEVGGFAAKDYQDPPPTPLIDPEEFGKWSFYRAIIAEFVATLLFLYITVLTVIGYKSQSDTLKGGDQCGGVGILGIAWAFGGMIFVLVYCTAGISGGHINPAVTFGLFLARKVSLPRAVLYIVAQCLGAICGCGLVKSFQSALYSNYGGGANGLADGYSEGTGLAAEIIGTFVLVYTVFSATDPKRNARDSHVPVLAPLPIGFAVFMVHLATIPITGTGINPARSFGAAVIYNNEKAWDDHWIFWVGPFIGAAIAALYHQNILRAGAAKASGSFRSSSNV; this comes from the exons ATGGGCCGCGATATTGAAGTTGGAGGGTTTGCTGCCAAGGACTACCAAGACCCACCGCCAACACCATTAATCGATCCGGAGGAGTTCGGAAAATGGTCGTTTTATAGAGCCATCATTGCTGAGTTCGTCGCTACGCTCTTGTTCTTGTACATCACTGTGCTCACTGTGATTGGATACAAAAGCCAGAGTGACACTCTCAAAGGTGGAGACCAATGTGGTGGTGTTGGCATTCTTGGCATTGCTTGGGCCTTTGGTGGCATGATCTTTGTCCTTGTCTACTGCACTGCTGGAATCTCTG GAGGGCACATAAACCCTGCTGTCACATTTGGGTTGTTTTTGGCAAGGAAGGTGTCACTACCCAGAGCTGTATTGTATATTGTGGCTCAATGCTTGGGAGCAATATGTGGGTGTGGGCTTGTGAAATCATTCCAGAGTGCTTTGTACAGCAACTACGGTGGTGGAGCTAATGGACTAGCTGATGGGTACAGCGAAGGCACTGGATTGGCTGCTGAGATTATAGGCACCTTTGTTCTTGTCTACACTGTCTTCTCTGCCACCGATCCCAAGAGAAATGCAAGGGACTCCCATGTCCCA GTATTGGCACCACTACCAATTGGGTTTGCTGTGTTCATGGTTCACCTTGCCACAATCCCAATCACTGGCACAGGTATCAACCCGGCTCGAAGTTTCGGAGCTGCAGTGATATACAACAATGAGAAGGCTTGGGATGACCAT TGGATCTTCTGGGTTGGACCCTTTATTGGCGCAGCCATTGCAGCTTTGTATCACCAAAACATATTGAGAGCAGGAGCTGCTAAGGCTTCGGGTTCTTTTAGGAGCTCTTCCAACGTATAA
- the LOC101310143 gene encoding V-type proton ATPase subunit G-like isoform 2 yields the protein MASASNRGQGGIQQLLAAEQEAQHIVNAARNAKLARLKQAKDEAEKEIADYRAQVEREFQKKLAASSGDSGANVKRLEVETAEKINHLSTEGSRISGDVVKMLLKQVTTVKN from the exons ATGGCATCAGCATCGAACAGGGGTCAAGGTGGAATTCAACAATTGCTTGCTGCAGAGCAGGAAGCTCAGCATATCGTCAATGCTGCCAGAAATG CAAAACTCGCTAGGCTGAAACAAGCCAAAGACGAGGCAGAAAAGGAGATCGCTGATTACCGTGCCCAAGTGGAGCGTGAATTCCAGAAGAAACTTGCAGCG AGCAGTGGAGATTCTGGGGCCAATGTGAAGCGCCTTGAAGTGGAAACTGCGGAAAAGATCAATCACCTGTCAACAGAGGGCTCAAGGATATCAGGTGATGTTGTCAAGATGCTTCTGAAGCAAGTCACAACAGTGAAAAACTAA
- the LOC101310143 gene encoding V-type proton ATPase subunit G-like isoform 1, which yields MFLGSIVINLNIISENMASASNRGQGGIQQLLAAEQEAQHIVNAARNAKLARLKQAKDEAEKEIADYRAQVEREFQKKLAASSGDSGANVKRLEVETAEKINHLSTEGSRISGDVVKMLLKQVTTVKN from the exons ATGTTTTTGGGCAGTATTGTTATAAACCTTAATATTATTTCAGAAAACATGGCATCAGCATCGAACAGGGGTCAAGGTGGAATTCAACAATTGCTTGCTGCAGAGCAGGAAGCTCAGCATATCGTCAATGCTGCCAGAAATG CAAAACTCGCTAGGCTGAAACAAGCCAAAGACGAGGCAGAAAAGGAGATCGCTGATTACCGTGCCCAAGTGGAGCGTGAATTCCAGAAGAAACTTGCAGCG AGCAGTGGAGATTCTGGGGCCAATGTGAAGCGCCTTGAAGTGGAAACTGCGGAAAAGATCAATCACCTGTCAACAGAGGGCTCAAGGATATCAGGTGATGTTGTCAAGATGCTTCTGAAGCAAGTCACAACAGTGAAAAACTAA